The following proteins are encoded in a genomic region of Lactiplantibacillus plantarum:
- a CDS encoding amino acid permease, which yields MDLSHTRLLRKKDINAMLATYHSPLKKELKTFDLTMLGIGAIIGTGIFVLTGTGALTAGPGLMISFVLAAIACLFASLCYAEFAAMVPESGSAYTYAYTTLGEIVAFIIGWDLMLEYLFAVSTVSAGWSGYFQSFLAGFGLKLPAALSAAAGSVPGVTSYFNLPAFTIIILITTLLSLGVKETKRVNNVMVVIKLAVVLLFIFTAVRFIKPANWSPLLPFGFKGVFGAASSVFFAFIGFDAISSSVEETLEPSKTLPRSMLLSLGICTILYVAVSAIMTGVVPFETFAKYIDHPISAVLIYSGQNWMAGIIDLGAILGMTTVMLVCLYGQTRISFSMSRDGLLPHVFSDISAKTGAPLKSTVLFGSIAAIMGGLIPLADLAELVNIGTLTAFTLVSFSILRLRKTQPDLRRPFKTPWVPFVPIMSIICCVFLLINLKPVTWIRFVVWLAIGMVVYFGYSVKHSQLKTNTATDEK from the coding sequence ATGGATTTATCACACACGCGGTTACTCCGCAAAAAAGATATCAATGCAATGTTAGCCACTTATCACAGTCCGCTCAAAAAGGAACTTAAAACATTTGACCTAACGATGCTGGGAATTGGGGCCATCATCGGGACCGGGATCTTCGTTTTAACTGGTACGGGGGCCTTGACGGCGGGTCCCGGCCTAATGATCTCATTCGTCTTAGCTGCAATTGCTTGCCTGTTTGCTTCACTCTGCTACGCTGAATTCGCTGCGATGGTGCCTGAAAGTGGGTCAGCGTACACCTATGCCTACACAACCCTCGGCGAAATTGTTGCATTCATTATCGGCTGGGACTTGATGTTAGAATACCTTTTCGCTGTCTCAACCGTTTCAGCGGGCTGGTCAGGCTACTTTCAATCATTCTTGGCGGGCTTCGGCCTCAAACTGCCCGCTGCTTTGTCGGCAGCTGCAGGTTCCGTCCCTGGTGTGACCAGCTATTTTAATCTGCCGGCCTTCACCATTATTATCCTGATTACCACTTTATTGTCTCTCGGGGTCAAAGAAACTAAACGCGTCAATAACGTCATGGTAGTGATTAAATTAGCCGTTGTTCTTTTATTCATCTTTACCGCGGTGCGCTTCATCAAACCGGCAAACTGGAGTCCGTTATTACCATTTGGCTTCAAAGGGGTCTTCGGCGCAGCCTCTAGCGTTTTCTTCGCCTTCATCGGTTTTGACGCCATTTCATCCAGCGTTGAAGAAACATTGGAACCATCCAAAACACTCCCACGTTCCATGTTACTGTCTCTTGGTATCTGTACCATTCTCTACGTGGCTGTATCAGCCATCATGACTGGCGTGGTCCCATTTGAAACGTTTGCCAAGTACATTGATCATCCGATCTCGGCCGTTCTTATTTACTCCGGTCAAAATTGGATGGCCGGAATCATTGACCTTGGCGCGATTCTTGGTATGACCACTGTAATGTTAGTCTGTCTCTACGGTCAAACTCGGATTTCCTTCTCCATGTCGCGGGATGGATTACTCCCCCATGTCTTTAGCGATATTAGCGCCAAGACCGGTGCACCACTTAAATCAACCGTCTTGTTTGGGTCGATTGCCGCAATCATGGGTGGCTTGATTCCATTAGCTGACTTAGCTGAACTGGTGAATATCGGTACTTTGACTGCCTTTACCCTAGTTTCCTTCTCCATCTTACGGTTACGTAAAACACAACCAGATCTTCGGCGTCCCTTCAAAACGCCATGGGTCCCGTTTGTACCAATCATGTCAATCATCTGTTGTGTCTTCCTACTAATCAACCTGAAGCCTGTCACTTGGATTCGCTTCGTGGTATGGTTAGCCATCGGTATGGTCGTTTACTTTGGCTATTCCGTTAAACACTCCCAGTTGAAGACGAATACAGCCACTGATGAGAAATAA
- a CDS encoding DMT family transporter translates to MMRAWIQLVIAIGVEIAGTSLLKLSAGFKYPLVGIVGMLLYGLAIFSFSRALSKIPLSVGYAIWAGVGTAATGLIGIWAFGEILTGLKTLGFMAIITGVILLNMPAKATKPATATPRLARWRTRFNR, encoded by the coding sequence ATGATGCGTGCATGGATTCAATTAGTTATTGCGATTGGCGTTGAAATTGCGGGGACCAGCTTGTTGAAGTTATCGGCTGGATTTAAGTACCCCTTGGTTGGAATTGTGGGCATGTTACTATACGGCCTAGCGATTTTTAGTTTCTCACGGGCATTGAGCAAAATCCCACTGAGTGTTGGTTATGCAATCTGGGCCGGAGTCGGCACAGCTGCGACCGGCCTGATTGGAATTTGGGCGTTTGGCGAAATCTTGACGGGATTGAAAACGTTGGGATTCATGGCGATTATTACGGGTGTGATTCTATTGAACATGCCTGCTAAGGCGACTAAACCGGCTACTGCGACGCCGCGCTTGGCACGGTGGCGGACCCGGTTTAACCGGTAA
- a CDS encoding cation diffusion facilitator family transporter, which produces MLDGWQEIEADQIKRMQGALWHLLGNAIAYLSLFVIELVLATIGHSQSLHADAFNNFAGIVSSGLLSLGIWGGIHNHQSHQSKVTALDGWEAERRNRLMRFRLQDLFTLMSGVIMLVMAVQVIVSGVSNLFKSHTVQAVSGVTVWGAAIASIVMLVVWYFNRRGGQQLDNSTLLAAAKDSLSDALTSIGTLISLSGVLLFKFAWLDSVASIVIGFFIFAAGLQIFRDSGLQLINYSDPQVEKNYINTIQQIDGVNQVNAIDVQYSGSLVALSLVIAVSPRMTVAASFQLSERIEQVMRNQYGIIDTKVMFMPQT; this is translated from the coding sequence GTGTTAGATGGCTGGCAAGAAATTGAAGCTGACCAAATTAAGCGAATGCAAGGTGCGTTGTGGCATTTGTTGGGCAATGCGATAGCATATTTAAGTCTATTTGTAATCGAACTAGTGCTTGCAACGATTGGTCATTCGCAATCTTTGCACGCGGATGCGTTTAATAATTTTGCGGGTATTGTTTCATCGGGGTTGTTATCGCTTGGTATCTGGGGTGGCATTCATAATCATCAATCACATCAAAGTAAAGTGACCGCTTTGGACGGCTGGGAGGCCGAACGTCGCAATCGATTGATGCGATTTCGTTTACAAGACTTATTCACGTTAATGAGTGGGGTCATTATGTTAGTTATGGCGGTACAAGTTATTGTGAGTGGTGTTAGTAATTTGTTTAAATCACACACCGTTCAAGCAGTGAGCGGTGTAACTGTTTGGGGAGCTGCAATCGCGAGCATCGTTATGTTAGTCGTCTGGTACTTTAATCGTCGCGGTGGGCAACAATTAGATAATTCGACGCTATTGGCTGCGGCAAAGGATAGTCTTAGTGATGCGTTAACGAGCATTGGCACTTTAATCTCATTAAGTGGGGTCTTACTATTCAAATTTGCTTGGTTAGATAGTGTTGCGAGTATCGTGATTGGATTCTTTATTTTTGCCGCTGGGTTACAAATTTTTCGGGACAGTGGGTTGCAGCTAATTAATTACAGTGATCCACAAGTTGAAAAAAATTATATTAATACGATTCAACAAATTGATGGTGTGAATCAGGTCAATGCAATTGATGTCCAGTATTCTGGGAGCTTAGTGGCCTTGTCGCTGGTTATAGCAGTGTCACCACGAATGACAGTGGCAGCCAGCTTTCAGCTCAGTGAAAGAATCGAGCAAGTGATGCGAAATCAGTATGGCATTATTGACACTAAGGTAATGTTTATGCCGCAAACATAA
- a CDS encoding cation diffusion facilitator family transporter, with protein MAHSHQIQQQTSAFKIGVALNTAFIVLEAGYGFASGSLALVADAGHNLSDVLGLLISWLAIWLGQKSANDKYTYGYKSSSILAALFNAVFLLVAIGAISVEAIQRLSNPGPVAEWDVIIVAAVGVVINGFTALLFMKGQKHDLNIKGAFLHMAADAGVSIGVVIAGFIILKTGWFWLDPVVSLLIAVVILIGTWGLLRDAMNYSLEAVPNNVDRQAIADYLTSQPTVNQIHDLHIWGMSTTETAMTVHLCRSTLADNNAFLEQLNKDLSAQFPLTHITIQIELGKVDYETTDSSI; from the coding sequence ATGGCACACAGCCATCAAATACAACAACAGACCAGCGCCTTCAAGATTGGGGTCGCCCTAAATACTGCCTTCATTGTCTTGGAAGCTGGCTACGGTTTTGCGAGCGGCTCACTGGCCCTAGTTGCTGATGCAGGACACAATCTCAGCGACGTCCTGGGCTTACTGATCTCCTGGCTGGCAATCTGGCTTGGACAAAAAAGCGCCAACGATAAGTACACATATGGGTACAAAAGCTCATCAATCTTGGCCGCCCTCTTCAACGCCGTCTTTTTACTAGTCGCTATCGGGGCCATTTCAGTCGAGGCCATCCAGCGCCTTAGTAATCCGGGTCCCGTCGCCGAATGGGATGTCATTATCGTTGCTGCTGTTGGGGTCGTCATTAATGGCTTTACCGCATTACTCTTTATGAAGGGCCAAAAGCACGATCTCAATATTAAGGGCGCTTTTCTCCACATGGCCGCCGACGCCGGCGTCTCCATCGGCGTGGTCATTGCTGGCTTCATCATCTTGAAGACAGGCTGGTTCTGGCTAGACCCCGTTGTTTCCCTGCTAATTGCCGTCGTGATTTTGATTGGTACTTGGGGACTCTTACGAGATGCGATGAATTATTCACTGGAAGCTGTACCGAACAATGTTGACCGCCAAGCAATCGCTGATTATTTAACCAGCCAGCCCACCGTCAACCAGATTCACGATTTACACATTTGGGGCATGAGTACTACTGAAACAGCCATGACCGTCCATCTCTGTCGTTCAACATTAGCTGACAATAATGCCTTTTTGGAACAACTGAACAAGGACCTAAGCGCCCAGTTTCCACTAACTCATATCACGATTCAGATTGAACTTGGCAAGGTGGATTATGAAACAACGGATAGTTCGATTTAG
- a CDS encoding DMT family transporter: protein MAYGLLFGGIFMEVLGSFFLKRANGFRNLIPTIMVLVGYFSSLVLVTLAMQRLPLGVTYAMWAGLGTFATVILAVVVYRERLSLSRLSGLIAIVVGAILLNI from the coding sequence ATGGCATACGGGTTATTATTTGGTGGCATTTTCATGGAAGTTTTAGGGAGCTTTTTCTTAAAGCGCGCAAACGGTTTTCGGAACTTAATACCAACGATAATGGTGTTGGTTGGATATTTTAGTTCGTTAGTCCTTGTAACGCTTGCAATGCAACGCCTGCCGTTAGGGGTGACGTATGCCATGTGGGCTGGACTGGGCACGTTTGCAACCGTTATTTTAGCGGTCGTCGTTTACCGTGAACGGCTCAGTCTCTCACGTCTGAGTGGCTTAATTGCAATCGTAGTCGGGGCGATTTTACTGAACATTTAA
- a CDS encoding vitamin B12 independent methionine synthase — translation MTTTTLTAPFRFDVVGSLLRPASLKKAHEQLAAGTITRDQELEIQHTEIKRVVAEQVKLGLKAVTDGEFSRSWWHLDFLWGLTGVGKYDYHQSYKFKGDHTRTDNAELIGKVAYNPDHPFFAAFEYLQSIVPAGVLAKQTIPSPTMLFRDNRSDNWTKFYDSWDAYLNDLAQAYHDTIQHFYDLGCRYIQLDDTTWAFLISKLNDPEADHAAYTKWATDAVKVINAALADLPSDLTVTTHICRGNFKSTYLFSGSYDVVAPYLGQLNYDGLFLEYDNERAGGFEALDQIWNHDDHKRIVLGLVTSKFPELEKTTVIKERVQAATTKVPLRNLALSTQCGFASTEEGNQLTEAQQWAKLALVIGTAKEVWSEA, via the coding sequence ATGACAACTACAACTTTAACCGCCCCATTCCGTTTTGACGTCGTCGGCAGCCTACTGCGCCCCGCTAGTTTGAAAAAGGCCCATGAACAATTAGCCGCCGGTACCATTACGCGTGATCAAGAACTTGAAATCCAACACACTGAAATCAAACGAGTGGTCGCTGAACAAGTTAAACTCGGGCTCAAAGCCGTGACCGATGGCGAATTTTCACGCAGCTGGTGGCACTTAGATTTCCTTTGGGGCTTAACTGGTGTTGGCAAGTACGACTACCATCAAAGCTATAAGTTCAAGGGGGACCATACTCGAACGGATAACGCTGAACTTATTGGCAAAGTCGCGTATAATCCCGACCATCCGTTCTTTGCTGCCTTTGAATACTTACAATCAATCGTTCCCGCTGGCGTACTCGCTAAACAAACGATTCCATCACCAACTATGTTATTCCGTGATAATCGGAGTGACAATTGGACCAAATTCTATGACAGCTGGGATGCCTATTTAAATGATCTCGCCCAAGCTTATCACGATACCATTCAACATTTTTATGACCTTGGGTGTCGCTATATTCAGTTAGACGATACGACGTGGGCTTTCTTAATTAGCAAACTCAATGATCCCGAAGCTGACCATGCGGCCTACACTAAGTGGGCGACCGATGCCGTTAAAGTGATTAACGCAGCATTAGCTGACCTGCCAAGCGACTTGACCGTCACGACCCACATCTGCCGGGGTAACTTTAAATCCACGTACCTCTTCTCGGGCAGTTACGACGTGGTTGCACCCTACCTTGGCCAGCTTAACTATGATGGGCTGTTCTTGGAATATGATAACGAACGGGCGGGTGGCTTCGAAGCGTTAGACCAGATTTGGAACCATGATGACCACAAACGCATCGTATTAGGTCTGGTTACCTCTAAGTTTCCAGAATTGGAAAAGACCACTGTGATCAAAGAACGAGTTCAAGCTGCGACCACTAAGGTGCCATTGCGTAATCTAGCACTATCGACCCAATGTGGCTTTGCTTCAACTGAAGAAGGTAACCAGTTAACTGAGGCTCAACAGTGGGCCAAGTTGGCGTTAGTCATTGGTACGGCTAAGGAAGTCTGGTCAGAAGCCTAA
- a CDS encoding helix-turn-helix domain-containing protein, with the protein MTQSQVAEQLHVSRKTISGWENDHSFPDVGSLVQLSDIYDVRLDDLMRDDHLLAYYKEAEQLHQKSRKWVVVSYRCNFLLLVLGYIDYLRPFGIRTFLVPFLVLVNAMVLLSYFSDWQRFKSGKLRVGIVITVFIAFIAEILINTIVPSYLNELAHAVDDGPAAIIGEVAGRLLVTSILILSLVLAIFLKPKQRERS; encoded by the coding sequence TTGACACAATCGCAAGTGGCCGAACAATTACATGTATCGCGCAAAACAATCTCAGGCTGGGAAAATGACCACAGTTTTCCCGATGTTGGCAGTTTAGTTCAATTGAGTGATATTTATGACGTTCGGCTAGACGATTTAATGCGGGATGATCACTTACTGGCTTATTATAAGGAAGCAGAACAACTTCATCAGAAGAGCCGAAAATGGGTGGTCGTCTCGTATCGATGCAATTTCTTGTTACTGGTACTTGGCTACATTGACTATTTGCGGCCGTTTGGAATACGAACGTTTTTGGTACCGTTTTTAGTACTGGTGAACGCCATGGTATTATTGTCGTATTTTTCAGATTGGCAGCGGTTCAAGTCAGGTAAATTGCGTGTCGGTATCGTCATCACGGTGTTTATTGCATTTATTGCTGAGATTCTGATCAATACAATAGTACCGAGTTATCTGAACGAGTTAGCACATGCCGTTGATGATGGCCCCGCTGCGATAATTGGTGAAGTGGCCGGTCGCTTGCTGGTCACATCAATACTGATATTAAGTTTGGTATTAGCTATCTTTTTGAAGCCAAAACAACGAGAACGGTCGTAG
- a CDS encoding KUP/HAK/KT family potassium transporter, whose translation MRKQRIQERSLIGMLITLGVVYGDIGTSPLYVMNALINDAGQLKNATPDYVIGSVSLIFWTLMLITTVKYVLIALRADNHHEGGIFALYALVRHRAKWLIFVALIGGAALLADGTLTPAVTVTSAVEGLKGLPKLGAFSQYPWLVPLTVTVILLVLFMIQGFGTAVVGRSFGPMMLLWFTVIGIFGLINISQAPVILKAFSPVYAVQVLFNPANKMGIFILGSVFLATTGAEALYSDMGHVGKANIDATWPFVYTTLILNYLGQGAWMLTHYQDAAWRNATNVNPFYAMVPAGGQIAMIILATAAAIIASQALITGSYTLVDEAVGLKFLPRMIIKHPSNVRSQIYIGAINWLLCLVTLGIVWIFQTSAHMEAAYGLAITLTMLMTTILLSQWIHMKGHRALALALLFGFGALETVFLTASLTKFIHGGYLTLGLTLVIFLIMVVWFFGNRRRLRYNQANEQISLLDYRNQLIQLSHDDHLPVFATNLVYLAKVDHQHRVKRSILYSILDKRPKRAKVYWFITINETNRPYDCSYSIDMLGTRNIVEVQLNLGFRKSQHINLYLRQIVTNLIADHSIDPQYSRYGITQPRQVGDFKFVVQNQQIMDLASNPTMGQFDRLLIGGRVLLQNITPSPAIWYGLAFSDVLEETIPLFTKPATDATLTNLTVHHARTPQRNSRQP comes from the coding sequence ATGCGTAAGCAACGGATTCAGGAACGTTCATTGATTGGCATGTTAATCACATTAGGCGTCGTGTACGGGGACATCGGAACGTCACCGCTATACGTTATGAACGCCCTGATCAATGACGCGGGGCAACTTAAGAATGCAACACCTGATTATGTTATCGGCAGTGTTTCATTAATCTTTTGGACGTTGATGCTCATTACAACGGTAAAGTACGTCCTGATTGCTTTACGCGCTGATAATCATCATGAAGGTGGCATTTTCGCCCTGTATGCGCTGGTTCGTCACCGGGCCAAATGGTTAATTTTCGTCGCGTTGATTGGTGGCGCCGCTTTGTTAGCAGATGGCACCCTAACACCTGCTGTGACAGTCACATCAGCAGTTGAAGGCTTAAAGGGATTACCCAAACTGGGGGCTTTTTCCCAGTACCCGTGGCTCGTGCCTCTAACCGTTACGGTTATTTTACTGGTTCTCTTTATGATTCAAGGGTTTGGTACTGCCGTCGTTGGCCGGTCATTCGGTCCCATGATGTTGCTCTGGTTCACCGTCATCGGCATCTTCGGTCTGATCAACATCAGTCAGGCACCCGTCATTCTCAAAGCTTTCTCACCCGTTTACGCCGTACAAGTCTTATTCAATCCGGCTAATAAAATGGGAATTTTCATTCTTGGTAGTGTCTTCCTTGCAACGACCGGGGCTGAAGCGCTGTATTCTGATATGGGTCACGTTGGTAAAGCCAACATCGACGCCACTTGGCCGTTCGTATACACGACTTTGATTCTCAATTATCTTGGTCAGGGCGCGTGGATGTTAACCCATTATCAGGATGCGGCATGGCGCAATGCCACCAATGTCAATCCCTTCTATGCCATGGTTCCTGCGGGCGGTCAAATTGCAATGATTATCTTAGCCACGGCCGCAGCCATCATTGCGTCACAGGCCTTGATCACGGGCTCTTATACCTTAGTTGACGAAGCAGTCGGTTTAAAGTTCTTACCACGTATGATTATCAAGCACCCCAGTAACGTTCGGAGCCAGATTTATATTGGTGCGATCAACTGGCTGTTATGTCTGGTCACCTTAGGAATCGTTTGGATATTTCAAACTTCAGCTCACATGGAAGCGGCGTATGGTTTAGCCATCACCTTAACAATGTTGATGACGACCATCCTGCTTAGCCAGTGGATTCACATGAAGGGCCACCGGGCGCTGGCGCTAGCTTTATTATTCGGCTTTGGCGCACTGGAGACCGTCTTTCTAACGGCTAGTCTGACCAAGTTTATTCACGGTGGCTATTTGACCTTGGGGCTGACCCTCGTCATTTTCTTGATTATGGTCGTTTGGTTCTTTGGTAATCGCCGGCGTTTGCGTTACAACCAGGCAAATGAACAGATTAGTCTGCTAGATTATCGTAATCAACTGATCCAGCTAAGCCACGATGATCACCTGCCAGTATTTGCAACGAACTTAGTCTACTTGGCTAAGGTCGACCATCAACACCGGGTTAAACGGTCAATTCTGTACTCGATTTTAGATAAGCGGCCTAAACGCGCTAAGGTTTACTGGTTTATTACCATTAATGAAACCAACCGACCTTATGATTGTAGTTACAGCATTGACATGCTAGGCACTCGAAATATCGTGGAAGTTCAACTCAACTTAGGTTTCCGTAAATCACAGCACATTAATTTATATTTGCGCCAAATTGTCACGAACTTAATTGCAGATCACAGCATCGATCCCCAATATTCCCGTTACGGAATCACACAACCTCGTCAAGTTGGCGATTTTAAATTTGTCGTTCAGAATCAGCAGATCATGGACCTTGCTAGCAACCCAACTATGGGCCAGTTCGATCGACTACTAATTGGTGGTCGCGTTCTACTACAAAACATCACCCCATCTCCTGCTATCTGGTACGGCTTAGCGTTTAGCGATGTCTTGGAAGAGACGATTCCTTTGTTCACGAAACCAGCAACAGACGCCACACTAACGAATTTGACGGTCCACCATGCCCGCACGCCGCAACGGAATTCGCGCCAACCATAA
- a CDS encoding AI-2E family transporter, protein MDRIIRFFKRDDVDLYLTLALLIIIIYLMRGFATVVLLTTIFAYLGIKLSRWLNLRTHLPYWIAVIVVYVGVIALFIGALSYAAPTLVDQLKVIPDMLAKAITNHPVLNKNIDKWVNQAIHSSELIQNGKALLVTGIKGLSEVGTGFTHVLMAIFLSFIFAVSRGRMMVFGRQFLQSKFKKFFTNVYYLTHKFVMILGRIIETQLVICTINTILMTIGFMIIGMPSIMVLSIIVFILGLVPVAGVLISMIPLTLLGFASGGLIRVVWIIVLVILIHAFESYFLHPRLMADRTDLPVFVTFITLIIMESLLGAWGLIIGIPIVSFFLDILGVQNSEPRRVTSQIAKREP, encoded by the coding sequence ATGGATAGAATCATTCGGTTTTTTAAGCGGGATGACGTTGACTTGTACTTAACGTTGGCGTTATTAATCATCATTATTTATTTAATGCGCGGGTTTGCGACAGTTGTTCTATTAACGACGATTTTTGCGTATTTGGGCATTAAGCTTAGTCGGTGGTTAAACCTCCGAACGCACTTACCTTATTGGATTGCCGTCATTGTGGTCTACGTCGGCGTGATTGCGTTGTTTATCGGTGCGCTATCGTACGCGGCGCCTACCCTGGTCGATCAGTTGAAGGTCATTCCAGATATGCTGGCTAAAGCAATCACCAATCACCCGGTATTGAATAAGAATATTGATAAATGGGTCAACCAAGCCATTCATAGTAGTGAATTGATTCAAAACGGGAAGGCGTTACTCGTCACCGGTATTAAAGGACTGAGTGAGGTTGGGACTGGTTTTACGCACGTCTTAATGGCAATCTTTTTGAGTTTTATCTTTGCAGTTTCGCGGGGACGAATGATGGTCTTTGGCCGCCAGTTCTTGCAGTCGAAGTTTAAAAAGTTCTTCACGAACGTTTACTATTTAACGCATAAATTCGTTATGATTCTGGGGCGGATTATTGAAACGCAACTGGTGATTTGTACGATCAATACGATTTTGATGACGATTGGGTTCATGATTATTGGGATGCCAAGTATCATGGTGTTGTCGATCATTGTCTTTATCTTAGGCTTAGTGCCGGTGGCTGGCGTGTTGATTTCAATGATTCCGCTAACCTTACTGGGGTTTGCGTCGGGTGGCTTGATTCGAGTTGTCTGGATCATCGTGTTGGTTATTTTGATTCACGCCTTCGAGTCTTATTTCCTTCATCCACGGCTAATGGCGGATCGGACTGATTTACCAGTCTTTGTCACTTTTATTACGTTGATTATTATGGAAAGTCTATTAGGGGCCTGGGGCTTGATCATTGGGATTCCAATTGTTTCATTCTTCCTAGACATTTTGGGTGTGCAGAATTCTGAGCCGCGACGCGTGACGTCTCAAATAGCGAAACGTGAACCTTAG
- a CDS encoding ArsR/SmtB family transcription factor, with protein MENEMDHEMIVKRLAELMPPTDELSRITAIFKALGDPTRARIIYALAVSKLSVGELATGLALTQSNVSHQLTVLKQLKLVVGTRNGRNVHYQLADKHIISIFQQVAAHAEEADN; from the coding sequence ATGGAAAATGAAATGGACCATGAAATGATCGTCAAACGGTTGGCTGAACTGATGCCGCCGACTGATGAGTTGAGTCGGATCACCGCAATCTTTAAGGCACTTGGTGATCCGACGCGTGCCCGGATTATCTACGCGTTGGCCGTATCTAAGCTGAGTGTGGGTGAACTGGCGACGGGATTAGCCCTGACACAGTCGAATGTGTCTCATCAGTTAACGGTCCTCAAACAATTAAAATTAGTTGTGGGAACGCGCAATGGGCGTAACGTGCACTACCAGCTGGCCGATAAACATATCATTAGTATTTTTCAGCAGGTCGCAGCTCACGCTGAAGAAGCCGATAATTAG
- the trhA gene encoding PAQR family membrane homeostasis protein TrhA, with protein sequence MAQSARQYQITNEVLNSVTHGIGIILSIVAFVFLMLKAYADGQPLEWAAFIIYGCSLFVLYTCSTLFHGLYFTRAREVFRIFDHSGVYVLIAGTYTPYSLLAIKGWLGWTILLTIWILAIAGITVNAVWPGRLKKVETVIYVLMGWMCLAGGRQLWDHLGVTGFWLLVAGGVAFTLGALLYSFPRIKYLHVIWHLFVMVGTTLMFFSIYFYI encoded by the coding sequence ATGGCACAGTCGGCGCGACAGTATCAAATAACAAATGAAGTCCTCAACTCAGTGACTCATGGGATTGGGATTATTTTAAGTATCGTTGCATTTGTTTTTTTGATGCTCAAGGCATATGCGGATGGTCAGCCCCTCGAATGGGCGGCGTTTATTATATATGGTTGTTCGTTGTTTGTACTATATACGTGTTCGACGTTATTTCACGGATTATACTTTACGCGCGCCCGCGAAGTTTTTCGTATCTTCGATCACAGTGGCGTGTACGTGCTGATTGCTGGGACATACACGCCGTACAGTCTACTGGCGATTAAGGGTTGGTTGGGCTGGACGATCTTATTAACGATTTGGATTTTAGCGATTGCTGGGATTACGGTTAATGCTGTTTGGCCTGGACGTTTGAAAAAGGTCGAAACGGTCATTTATGTGTTGATGGGGTGGATGTGCCTCGCCGGTGGTCGGCAGTTATGGGACCATTTAGGTGTCACTGGCTTCTGGTTATTAGTTGCCGGGGGCGTTGCGTTTACCTTAGGTGCATTACTATATAGTTTCCCACGGATTAAATATTTACACGTTATTTGGCACCTATTCGTGATGGTGGGAACCACGTTGATGTTTTTCTCAATTTATTTCTATATTTAA